A part of Helicobacter himalayensis genomic DNA contains:
- a CDS encoding TonB C-terminal domain-containing protein, with product MAEKLKNFLLVLSSGIIAFCLQGLLLLALFWAFYYKPTKYATLKTSAISIESIDIEAYLELDSNTHQALNTPKSNPLEGSGLKDMFALIDSTKSSKSQEISDDRLEHAQNTRDLQALNELAQQSRDLKERLQNINTLTIANNSADSQDGAFDEWYASVSEILQKEWDNSVYVLPSGLVGVVAITIDMQGKMNFMVKRYTQNTHFDSALDSTLKRLETLPFPPAQRSARTILVEFKSNKNN from the coding sequence ATGGCAGAAAAGCTCAAAAACTTTCTTCTTGTGCTTTCAAGTGGCATTATTGCCTTTTGCTTGCAGGGATTATTGCTTTTAGCCCTATTTTGGGCATTTTACTACAAACCTACGAAATACGCCACGCTCAAAACCTCCGCCATCTCTATAGAATCTATTGACATAGAAGCGTATTTAGAGCTTGATTCCAACACCCATCAAGCTCTAAATACGCCAAAAAGCAATCCGCTTGAAGGAAGCGGACTAAAAGATATGTTTGCGCTTATAGATTCCACGAAATCTAGCAAATCCCAAGAAATCAGCGATGACAGGCTGGAGCACGCACAAAACACAAGGGATTTACAGGCACTCAATGAACTTGCACAGCAAAGTCGCGATTTAAAAGAACGACTACAAAATATCAATACACTCACCATCGCGAATAATTCTGCAGATTCTCAAGATGGCGCGTTTGATGAATGGTATGCGAGCGTGAGCGAGATTTTGCAAAAAGAGTGGGATAATAGCGTATATGTGCTGCCTAGCGGCTTGGTTGGCGTGGTGGCAATCACCATTGATATGCAAGGCAAAATGAACTTTATGGTGAAGCGTTACACGCAGAATACGCACTTTGATAGCGCGCTAGATTCTACGCTCAAACGCCTAGAAACCCTGCCCTTTCCACCAGCCCAAAGGAGTGCGCGCACGATTTTGGTAGAATTTAAAAGCAACAAAAACAACTAA
- a CDS encoding ExbD/TolR family protein, with product MHEDEIDLDEKPELNITPLVDVMLVLLAILMIGMPTITYQEDITLPRGSKSKKLEQDSMLEVRVSLDKKVYVKESVYELKGFADNFVLLSAPLDKKIPVFIRADKDLRYEDVIYILKSVKEAGFLRVSLVTGG from the coding sequence ATGCACGAAGATGAAATCGACCTAGACGAAAAACCCGAGCTCAATATCACGCCCTTAGTTGATGTTATGCTCGTGCTGCTAGCAATCTTAATGATTGGTATGCCAACAATCACCTATCAAGAAGACATCACTTTACCGCGTGGCTCAAAGAGCAAAAAACTCGAGCAAGATTCTATGCTTGAAGTGCGCGTGAGCCTTGATAAAAAGGTGTATGTGAAAGAAAGCGTGTATGAACTCAAAGGCTTTGCGGATAATTTTGTACTACTTTCAGCCCCACTGGATAAAAAAATCCCCGTTTTTATCCGCGCGGACAAGGATTTGCGCTATGAAGATGTGATATACATTCTTAAATCCGTCAAAGAAGCTGGATTCTTGCGCGTTTCATTGGTAACAGGCGGCTAG
- a CDS encoding MotA/TolQ/ExbB proton channel family protein, giving the protein MEVFFTFIAQSTPITLIVISWLGLYLFLTLWVYIYKTFSLGEWLNSERHNLDMLLANSISIPNNTILSTILNKKDISNLDNTLLQVWKVRALQQATKWLVLLSIISSTAPFIGLFGTVVEILEAFSQLGGGNVSFDIIAPIISKALVATACGILTAIPAYSFYLLLKRKAYDLGVCIQMQINLITNAHKA; this is encoded by the coding sequence ATGGAAGTTTTTTTTACCTTTATCGCGCAGAGCACACCTATCACGCTTATTGTCATTAGCTGGCTTGGGTTGTATTTATTCCTAACGCTTTGGGTGTATATCTACAAAACTTTTTCACTTGGCGAATGGCTAAATAGCGAGCGACATAATCTCGATATGCTCCTTGCAAACTCTATCAGCATCCCAAACAACACTATTCTTAGCACGATTTTAAACAAAAAAGATATTTCAAATCTTGATAACACACTTTTGCAAGTATGGAAAGTGCGCGCGCTTCAGCAGGCGACAAAATGGCTTGTATTACTAAGCATCATTTCTTCAACCGCCCCATTTATTGGGCTTTTTGGCACGGTTGTTGAGATCTTAGAGGCGTTTTCCCAGCTTGGCGGTGGCAATGTGTCTTTTGATATTATCGCCCCTATTATTTCAAAAGCCCTCGTGGCTACGGCTTGCGGGATTCTTACAGCGATTCCAGCATATTCATTTTATTTGCTTTTAAAGCGCAAAGCGTATGATTTAGGCGTGTGCATCCAAATGCAGATAAATCTCATCACCAACGCACATAAGGCGTGA
- the atpC gene encoding ATP synthase F1 subunit epsilon, with protein sequence MENLKLNIVTPYGMIFSDEIQSVVLPGSEGEFGVYAGHCDLLASLKAGVVELTKADGDIEMVAINWGYAQVDSKKVQVIADGAVSISGGSQDKIASAIESARQLLEEASDDRVAISSVVSRIESGAKSKL encoded by the coding sequence ATGGAAAATCTAAAACTTAACATCGTAACTCCCTATGGGATGATTTTTAGTGATGAAATCCAAAGTGTAGTTTTGCCCGGTAGCGAGGGTGAGTTTGGCGTGTATGCCGGACATTGCGACCTTTTGGCATCGCTCAAGGCGGGTGTCGTTGAGCTTACTAAGGCAGATGGAGATATTGAAATGGTGGCAATCAATTGGGGCTATGCGCAAGTTGATTCCAAAAAAGTGCAGGTAATCGCTGATGGTGCAGTGTCAATCAGCGGTGGCTCACAGGATAAAATTGCCTCTGCAATTGAAAGTGCAAGACAATTACTCGAAGAAGCAAGCGATGACAGAGTGGCAATCTCCTCAGTCGTTTCACGCATAGAATCTGGTGCAAAAAGCAAGCTGTAA
- the atpD gene encoding F0F1 ATP synthase subunit beta produces MQGKIIQVMGPVVDIEFDSYLPFINEAVDVEFQVEGRKNNLVLEVAAHLGDNRVRTIAMDMTEGLTRGQAVKARGKMIEVPVGEAVLGRIFNVTGDIIDGGEALQSELKWPIHREAPSFDNQSTKTEMFETGIKVVDLLAPYSKGGKVGLFGGAGVGKTVVIMELIHNVAYKHSGYSVFAGVGERTREGNDLYNEMQEGGVLDKVALCYGQMNEPPGARNRIAFTGLTMAEYFRDEKGLDVLMFIDNIFRYAQSGAEMSALLGRIPSAVGYQPTLASEMGKLQERITSTKKGSITSVQAVYVPADDLTDPAPASVFSHLDATTVLNRKLTEKGIYPAVDPLDSTSRILDPQVVGDEHYKIATGVQQILQKYKDLQDIIAILGMDELSEEDKQVVDRARKIEKFLSQPFFVAEVFTGSPGKYVTLEETLEGFKGILAGKYDHIPENAFYMVGNIQEALEKAEKLKA; encoded by the coding sequence ATGCAAGGTAAGATTATACAGGTTATGGGACCGGTGGTGGATATTGAATTTGATTCATATCTGCCTTTTATTAATGAAGCGGTTGATGTGGAATTTCAAGTAGAAGGGCGCAAAAACAATCTTGTGCTTGAAGTAGCAGCGCATTTAGGTGATAATCGCGTGCGCACTATTGCTATGGACATGACAGAGGGACTTACAAGGGGACAAGCTGTCAAGGCGCGTGGCAAGATGATTGAAGTGCCTGTAGGCGAAGCGGTGCTAGGGAGAATCTTTAATGTGACGGGTGATATTATCGATGGTGGTGAGGCGTTGCAAAGTGAGCTTAAATGGCCAATCCACAGAGAAGCGCCAAGCTTTGATAACCAAAGCACAAAAACTGAAATGTTTGAAACAGGCATTAAGGTCGTGGATTTGCTCGCGCCTTACTCAAAAGGTGGAAAAGTCGGACTCTTTGGTGGTGCTGGCGTGGGTAAAACCGTTGTGATTATGGAGCTTATCCACAATGTAGCATATAAACATAGTGGATACTCTGTATTTGCGGGCGTTGGTGAGCGCACAAGGGAAGGAAATGACCTTTATAACGAAATGCAAGAAGGCGGTGTGCTTGATAAAGTTGCCCTCTGCTACGGACAGATGAATGAGCCACCGGGAGCAAGAAATAGAATTGCCTTTACAGGTCTTACAATGGCAGAATACTTCCGCGATGAAAAAGGCTTAGATGTGCTTATGTTTATTGATAACATTTTCCGCTACGCACAATCTGGTGCGGAAATGTCGGCACTTTTAGGGCGCATTCCTTCAGCAGTGGGATACCAGCCTACACTTGCAAGCGAAATGGGCAAGCTTCAAGAGCGCATTACCTCAACCAAAAAAGGCTCTATTACTTCTGTGCAAGCAGTGTATGTGCCAGCTGATGACTTGACTGACCCAGCACCAGCGTCTGTGTTCTCACACCTTGATGCGACTACAGTGCTAAATCGTAAGCTCACAGAAAAAGGGATTTATCCAGCTGTGGATCCGCTTGATTCTACTTCGAGAATCCTCGACCCACAAGTCGTTGGTGATGAGCATTACAAAATTGCTACGGGTGTGCAACAAATCTTGCAAAAATACAAAGACTTGCAAGACATCATCGCGATTTTGGGAATGGACGAGCTTTCAGAAGAAGATAAGCAAGTGGTTGATAGAGCGCGTAAGATTGAAAAATTCCTCTCTCAACCTTTCTTTGTGGCAGAAGTTTTCACAGGAAGCCCGGGCAAATATGTTACACTTGAAGAAACGCTTGAAGGCTTTAAGGGAATTTTAGCGGGCAAATATGACCATATCCCAGAAAACGCATTCTATATGGTTGGTAATATCCAAGAAGCGTTGGAGAAAGCAGAGAAACTTAAAGCCTAA
- the atpG gene encoding ATP synthase F1 subunit gamma, translating to MGSNLKEIRRQIVSVKNTQKTTRAMKLVSTSKLKKTEELARRSKIYARELNGMFDEIVHKILIKGVENINSKYFVGSKAREIKKIDIIFITADKGLCGGFNQVTIKEVLRLMNQYKEQDIKVRLRGIGKKGISFFTFNDIEVLDKAIGLSSMPTYESAAAFIDNVVQDFLNGLTDEVIIVHNGFRNMISQELESRALLPLTINVDTQKALKDLSVLNIESEESEDVLLDGLARKYIEYNMYYALIDSLAAEHSARVQAMDSATNNAGDLVKSLSISYNKARQEAITTELVEINAGVEAMK from the coding sequence ATGGGTAGCAATCTCAAAGAAATTCGACGCCAAATCGTCAGCGTAAAAAATACGCAAAAGACAACGCGCGCGATGAAGCTTGTTTCTACCTCTAAACTTAAAAAAACCGAGGAATTAGCAAGACGCTCTAAGATTTATGCCCGCGAACTTAATGGGATGTTTGATGAAATCGTGCATAAGATTCTCATTAAAGGCGTGGAAAATATCAATAGTAAATACTTTGTCGGTTCAAAAGCAAGGGAGATTAAAAAGATTGATATTATATTTATCACTGCAGACAAGGGCTTGTGTGGTGGATTTAATCAGGTAACAATTAAAGAAGTCTTACGCCTTATGAACCAGTATAAAGAGCAAGATATCAAAGTGCGCTTGCGGGGCATTGGAAAAAAAGGAATTTCTTTTTTCACTTTTAATGATATTGAAGTGCTTGACAAAGCAATCGGGCTTAGTTCTATGCCTACTTATGAATCTGCAGCAGCGTTTATTGATAATGTTGTGCAAGATTTTTTAAATGGGCTTACAGATGAAGTTATCATCGTACATAATGGCTTTAGAAATATGATTTCTCAAGAACTAGAATCTCGCGCGCTCTTGCCTTTGACGATCAATGTTGATACGCAGAAGGCATTGAAAGATCTCTCGGTGCTTAATATTGAATCTGAAGAGTCTGAAGATGTGTTGCTTGATGGTCTTGCGCGAAAATACATTGAATATAATATGTATTACGCGCTTATAGATTCTCTTGCAGCAGAGCATAGCGCGCGCGTGCAGGCTATGGATTCTGCGACAAATAACGCGGGGGATTTGGTGAAAAGCTTGAGCATATCATACAACAAAGCGCGTCAAGAGGCGATTACAACTGAGCTTGTAGAGATAAATGCAGGCGTTGAAGCAATGAAATAA
- the atpA gene encoding F0F1 ATP synthase subunit alpha has protein sequence MVAKLKSEEVSAIIKERIENFNINVDISETGKVVTYADGVAKVYGLNNVMYYEMVEFESGDIGIASSLEETSVGVVVLGNGRNIKEGTSVKRLKKLMKVPVGDGVVGRVINTLGEAIDGKGAIETSEFRFVEEKAPGIMARKSVHEPLQTGIKAIDALVPIGRGQRELIIGDRQTGKTTVAVDSIINQKGQDVICIYVAIGQKESTVAQVVRKLEEHGAMEYTVIVNAPASSSAAMQFLAPYTGVTIGEYFRDNGRHALIIYDDLSKHAVAYREMSLILRRPPGREAFPGDVFYLHSRLLERAAKLSDELGAGSLTALPIIETQAGDISAYIPTNVISITDGQIFLETNLFNSGIRPAINVGLSVSRVGGAAQIKATKQVAGNLRLDLAQYRELQAFSQFASDLDEVSRNQLERGQRMVEVLKQPPYSPLAIEKQVVMIYAGAKGFLDDIPTNRVVDFEADFYPFVEAKYPKLFEDIRAKKALDKDIEAELNNALKEFKASFSA, from the coding sequence GTGGTAGCAAAATTGAAATCTGAAGAAGTAAGCGCGATTATCAAAGAACGCATTGAGAACTTCAATATCAATGTAGATATTAGCGAGACTGGTAAAGTTGTAACCTATGCTGATGGTGTGGCAAAAGTCTATGGACTAAACAATGTCATGTATTATGAAATGGTTGAATTTGAAAGTGGCGATATTGGTATCGCTTCAAGCCTTGAAGAAACAAGCGTGGGCGTGGTGGTGCTAGGTAATGGCAGAAACATCAAAGAAGGAACTTCTGTAAAACGTCTTAAAAAGCTTATGAAAGTGCCTGTGGGCGATGGTGTCGTAGGGCGCGTGATAAACACACTAGGTGAGGCAATTGATGGTAAAGGCGCGATTGAGACTAGCGAGTTTCGTTTCGTAGAGGAAAAAGCACCCGGCATTATGGCAAGAAAATCCGTGCATGAACCCCTACAAACTGGTATCAAGGCAATTGACGCACTTGTGCCTATTGGACGCGGACAAAGAGAGCTTATTATTGGCGATAGGCAAACTGGAAAAACAACCGTTGCGGTGGATTCTATCATCAACCAAAAAGGGCAAGATGTCATTTGTATCTATGTTGCTATCGGACAAAAAGAATCCACAGTCGCACAAGTGGTGCGCAAACTAGAAGAACATGGCGCGATGGAATACACCGTGATTGTCAATGCACCAGCTTCTTCATCAGCAGCAATGCAATTCCTAGCACCTTATACAGGTGTTACAATTGGTGAATATTTCAGAGACAATGGCAGACATGCGCTTATCATTTATGATGATTTGAGCAAGCACGCTGTGGCATATCGTGAAATGTCTTTGATTTTGCGTCGCCCGCCGGGTCGTGAAGCATTCCCCGGAGATGTGTTCTATCTACATTCTCGCTTGCTTGAGCGTGCGGCAAAACTTAGTGATGAGCTAGGTGCTGGATCTCTTACTGCGCTTCCTATCATTGAAACACAAGCAGGGGATATTTCGGCTTATATTCCAACAAATGTGATTTCAATTACAGATGGGCAAATTTTCCTAGAGACAAACCTCTTTAACTCTGGCATCCGCCCGGCTATCAATGTGGGACTTTCCGTATCTCGCGTGGGTGGTGCAGCGCAAATCAAAGCTACAAAGCAAGTGGCTGGAAACCTACGCCTTGACTTGGCACAATACAGAGAATTGCAGGCGTTTTCACAATTCGCATCAGATCTTGATGAAGTTAGTCGTAACCAGCTAGAGCGCGGGCAAAGAATGGTAGAAGTGCTTAAACAGCCACCTTACTCACCACTTGCGATTGAAAAGCAAGTGGTGATGATTTATGCGGGTGCGAAAGGATTCTTAGATGATATTCCAACAAATAGGGTTGTGGATTTTGAAGCGGATTTTTATCCTTTTGTCGAGGCAAAATATCCTAAACTCTTCGAAGATATCCGCGCGAAAAAAGCACTCGACAAGGATATTGAAGCAGAACTTAATAACGCGTTGAAAGAATTTAAAGCGTCTTTTTCTGCCTAA
- a CDS encoding F0F1 ATP synthase subunit delta, with protein sequence MESVAKKYIKALSESFSTKELEEIIPLFTKLSKVLAEKKVADLLYSPFMKSAQKEGLLLSVFDTIDKRFENFLKLLVLENRIELLPSITEGLEKRLLAQKKQFVAILHTKDGLDSKTQELIAKSLSKKLNAELSIRQEQASIDGIKLSVEDLGIEISFSKERFLQDLSAHILKAI encoded by the coding sequence ATGGAAAGTGTTGCAAAAAAATACATTAAGGCGCTAAGTGAAAGCTTTTCAACAAAAGAGCTTGAAGAGATAATCCCTCTTTTTACGAAGCTTAGCAAGGTGTTAGCAGAAAAGAAAGTAGCGGATTTACTCTACTCGCCATTTATGAAAAGCGCACAGAAAGAAGGGCTTCTATTAAGCGTGTTTGATACGATAGATAAGCGCTTTGAAAACTTTTTAAAATTACTTGTATTGGAAAACAGAATCGAGTTGCTCCCTAGTATTACTGAAGGGCTAGAAAAGCGACTTTTGGCACAAAAAAAGCAGTTTGTCGCAATCTTGCACACAAAAGATGGGCTAGATTCCAAAACGCAGGAGCTTATCGCAAAGAGCTTGTCAAAAAAGCTTAATGCTGAGCTTAGTATCCGACAAGAGCAGGCTTCAATTGACGGTATTAAATTAAGTGTGGAAGATTTAGGTATTGAGATTTCTTTCTCTAAGGAAAGATTCTTGCAGGACTTAAGCGCACATATTTTAAAAGCAATTTAA
- a CDS encoding F0F1 ATP synthase subunit B — MKKIFLLSLFCLIPSFAFASGGFAESDFIQRLINFILFVAILWYFTASRIKAIFVARREAILSQLEEVQTKLNKAKQEKESVLRKLEESKLRAEEIIQTAKKEAVIASQKLAKQTQLQIQAMESSAETNMEFERISATRESVREMLEEVLHSKDIVLENADYVNIITKRIA, encoded by the coding sequence ATGAAAAAAATCTTTTTGCTAAGTCTTTTTTGCCTTATCCCGAGTTTTGCCTTTGCAAGTGGCGGATTTGCTGAAAGTGACTTTATCCAGAGGCTTATTAACTTCATTTTGTTTGTGGCGATTTTATGGTATTTCACCGCGTCGCGCATCAAAGCAATTTTTGTAGCAAGGAGAGAAGCTATCCTTTCCCAGCTCGAAGAGGTGCAAACAAAACTCAACAAAGCAAAGCAGGAAAAAGAATCTGTGTTAAGAAAACTTGAAGAAAGCAAGCTAAGAGCGGAAGAAATTATCCAAACAGCTAAAAAAGAAGCTGTGATTGCCTCACAAAAACTTGCAAAGCAAACACAACTTCAAATACAAGCTATGGAATCTAGCGCGGAAACAAATATGGAATTTGAGCGCATAAGTGCAACGAGAGAGAGCGTGCGCGAGATGTTGGAGGAAGTGTTGCATTCCAAGGATATTGTGCTTGAAAACGCAGATTATGTCAATATCATCACCAAAAGGATTGCCTAA
- a CDS encoding ParB/RepB/Spo0J family partition protein has protein sequence MAQKKNRGLGRGLGAIIGEVSEAYENSLNNDGSSLVLEISVANIKPNPYQPRKNFDISALQELADSIKEHGLLQPVIVCEDENNEYVLIAGERRLRASKLAGLDSIRAIVADIKFDKMRELALIENIQREELNPIELAQSYKELIDEYNITHEELSTKIKKSRTQITNTLRLLNLELFVQEYLIESKITQGHAKLLVTLSPKEQRLITDSIIGQKLSVRESEALIKNLKNGEKDFSTQRDFKESKSAKKNPLNRELLQKAQKMLLEKDFKASIKDNQLCIEFSKDVEITAFLEKFH, from the coding sequence ATGGCACAGAAAAAAAATAGAGGCTTAGGCAGGGGGCTTGGTGCGATTATCGGTGAGGTGAGCGAAGCGTATGAAAACAGTCTCAATAACGATGGCTCAAGCCTTGTGCTTGAGATTAGCGTTGCAAATATCAAGCCAAATCCTTACCAACCACGAAAAAACTTCGATATAAGCGCGTTGCAGGAGCTTGCAGATTCTATCAAAGAGCACGGATTACTGCAGCCTGTGATAGTGTGTGAAGATGAAAATAATGAATATGTCTTAATCGCAGGTGAGCGCAGACTGCGCGCGAGCAAGCTTGCGGGGCTAGATTCTATCCGCGCGATTGTGGCAGATATTAAATTTGATAAAATGCGCGAGCTCGCGCTTATTGAAAATATCCAGCGTGAGGAGCTTAATCCAATCGAGCTAGCACAATCTTATAAAGAACTGATTGACGAATATAATATCACGCACGAGGAGCTTTCCACTAAAATCAAAAAGTCCCGCACGCAGATTACAAACACCCTGCGTTTGCTAAATCTCGAACTTTTTGTGCAGGAATATTTGATTGAGAGTAAAATCACGCAAGGGCACGCAAAACTGCTTGTCACACTTAGCCCAAAGGAGCAAAGGCTCATTACAGATTCTATCATTGGGCAAAAACTAAGCGTGCGCGAGAGTGAAGCATTAATAAAAAATCTTAAAAATGGAGAAAAAGATTTTAGCACGCAAAGAGATTTTAAAGAATCTAAGAGTGCTAAGAAAAATCCTCTTAATAGAGAGCTTTTGCAAAAAGCGCAAAAAATGCTTTTAGAAAAGGACTTTAAAGCGAGCATTAAGGACAATCAACTTTGTATAGAGTTTAGCAAAGATGTAGAAATTACAGCTTTTCTTGAAAAATTTCACTAA
- a CDS encoding ParA family protein — protein MCEVITIANQKGGVGKTTTAVNLAASLATSEKRVLLIDFDPQANATTTFGIRRNEVQADIYHVLGGTKNISQAIIQLKDLEYLHIVPSNIGLAGFEKDFYKKSNGQTILRNKIEDIKDEYDFIIIDSPPALGALTVNALVASNSVIVPIQCEFYALEGLAQLLNTVKVIKDTSNPNIVIRGFLPTMYVGQHNLSRQVLEDLSQHFGDKLFPDSKKKGEYIIVPRSVRLAESPSFGKPILFYDAKSSGSVAYQNLAEFILKGA, from the coding sequence ATGTGTGAAGTTATAACAATCGCAAATCAAAAAGGTGGCGTTGGCAAGACAACGACAGCAGTCAATCTCGCGGCGTCTTTGGCGACTTCAGAAAAACGTGTTTTATTGATTGATTTTGACCCGCAGGCAAATGCAACCACCACTTTTGGAATTCGCCGTAATGAAGTGCAGGCTGATATTTACCATGTGCTTGGTGGGACAAAAAATATCTCTCAAGCCATCATACAGCTAAAAGATTTGGAATATCTTCATATCGTGCCTTCAAATATCGGCTTGGCTGGGTTTGAAAAGGATTTTTACAAAAAAAGCAATGGGCAAACAATTTTACGCAACAAAATAGAAGACATAAAAGATGAATATGATTTTATCATCATAGATTCTCCGCCCGCACTTGGCGCGCTAACGGTAAATGCGCTTGTAGCATCAAACTCTGTGATTGTGCCGATACAATGTGAGTTTTACGCGCTAGAGGGGCTTGCACAGCTTCTAAACACCGTAAAAGTTATCAAAGATACAAGCAACCCAAATATTGTTATTCGTGGCTTTTTACCCACAATGTATGTCGGTCAGCACAATCTCTCGCGTCAAGTATTAGAGGATTTAAGCCAGCATTTTGGGGACAAACTCTTTCCAGATTCTAAGAAAAAGGGAGAATATATCATTGTCCCTAGAAGTGTGCGCCTTGCAGAATCACCGAGCTTTGGAAAGCCTATTTTATTTTATGATGCAAAATCAAGCGGAAGCGTGGCATATCAGAATCTTGCGGAATTTATCCTCAAAGGCGCGTGA
- a CDS encoding biotin--[acetyl-CoA-carboxylase] ligase codes for MQILEYETLESTQTFLIENLKSGALQAPICVTCKIQSGGIGSRGNVWEQMPNALYFSFALPLSSLPQDLKLESASIYFGYLFKEKLCKLGSNAWLKWPNDLYVGAQKIGGIISSIVAGCVVCGIGLNLWSKNLENHLKYATLESNASQKLAKNAFLENYLKVVQKNQSWKQIFRFYKLEFQNNFTFSFHFKDKKLSFKDCELLEDGSIRVDSQVIYSLR; via the coding sequence ATGCAAATTTTAGAATATGAAACTTTGGAATCTACGCAAACTTTTTTGATTGAAAACTTAAAAAGTGGCGCATTGCAAGCCCCAATTTGTGTGACTTGCAAGATTCAAAGTGGCGGGATTGGCTCAAGGGGAAATGTATGGGAGCAGATGCCAAATGCGCTATATTTTTCCTTTGCCTTGCCCTTAAGTAGCTTGCCACAGGATTTAAAATTAGAATCTGCCTCGATTTATTTTGGCTATCTTTTTAAAGAGAAGCTTTGTAAGCTTGGCTCAAATGCGTGGCTTAAGTGGCCAAATGACTTATATGTGGGTGCGCAGAAAATCGGCGGGATTATAAGCAGTATTGTTGCGGGTTGCGTAGTGTGTGGAATCGGGCTCAATCTTTGGAGTAAAAACCTAGAAAATCACCTAAAATACGCGACTTTAGAATCTAACGCAAGTCAAAAGCTCGCAAAGAACGCGTTTTTAGAAAATTATCTAAAAGTTGTACAAAAAAATCAATCTTGGAAGCAAATTTTCAGATTCTATAAGTTAGAATTTCAAAACAATTTCACCTTTAGTTTTCACTTTAAAGACAAAAAGCTTTCTTTTAAAGATTGCGAACTCTTGGAAGATGGCTCTATTAGGGTGGATTCTCAAGTCATTTATAGTCTTAGATAA
- a CDS encoding carbon-nitrogen hydrolase family protein: MNFALLQIAKLENLLFLQQYLQTCQKQGVSLLCFPEYVFEPFFKKLENLHSSTLLSRANAQKLEGLQDLSAQYKIRFIAPMLLNNEILSRHKLWGTPARSEKNQKLYKTIAFVSESAIELYLPQRLIDFPHWSEKKFFANPTNKKFSSPLTFFCDGLKVGVLSGFELHFDSLFVSLKKQKYDMLIAPCSNTFDSFARWRSLCKMRAFLNSCTLLRINRVGNELIEGNTWNFYGDSLYVNAYGQIEDSLQEYEGLLIASTQKSEILKARETWGFHKDF, encoded by the coding sequence ATGAATTTCGCGCTGCTACAAATTGCTAAACTTGAGAATCTGCTTTTCTTACAACAATATCTGCAAACCTGCCAAAAGCAAGGTGTAAGTCTTTTGTGCTTCCCAGAATATGTGTTTGAGCCGTTTTTCAAAAAGTTAGAGAATCTGCATTCAAGCACCTTGCTTTCTCGTGCAAACGCCCAAAAGTTAGAGGGCTTGCAGGATTTAAGCGCGCAATATAAAATAAGATTTATTGCACCAATGCTTTTAAATAATGAGATTTTGTCGCGCCATAAGCTTTGGGGCACGCCTGCAAGGTCGGAAAAAAATCAAAAACTTTACAAAACAATTGCGTTTGTTTCAGAATCTGCTATTGAGCTGTATTTGCCCCAACGCCTCATTGATTTTCCACACTGGAGCGAAAAAAAGTTTTTTGCAAATCCCACAAACAAGAAATTTTCTTCCCCGCTTACATTTTTTTGCGATGGGCTTAAAGTTGGCGTATTATCAGGGTTTGAGCTACATTTTGACTCGCTTTTTGTGAGTTTAAAAAAGCAAAAATACGATATGCTCATCGCACCTTGCAGCAATACTTTTGATTCTTTTGCGCGTTGGCGCTCACTTTGCAAAATGCGCGCGTTTTTGAACTCCTGCACGCTTTTAAGGATTAATCGAGTGGGAAATGAGCTTATTGAAGGAAACACTTGGAATTTTTATGGTGATAGCCTGTATGTCAATGCCTATGGGCAGATTGAGGATAGTTTGCAAGAATATGAAGGGCTACTTATCGCAAGCACACAAAAGAGCGAGATTCTCAAAGCGCGCGAGACTTGGGGTTTTCATAAAGATTTTTAG